A portion of the Acyrthosiphon pisum isolate AL4f unplaced genomic scaffold, pea_aphid_22Mar2018_4r6ur Scaffold_6511;HRSCAF=7076, whole genome shotgun sequence genome contains these proteins:
- the LOC103311565 gene encoding uncharacterized protein LOC103311565 has protein sequence MAEKRFYTMEQKLEGNRELKEEYVKFMREYIELGHMTSNLEENENRKEQYQLFLPHHAVIRQESLTTKVRVVFDASSKTSTSVSLNDTLMVGPTIQDDLRAILLRFRIHAVVMTADIEKMYRQIAISPKCQSYQQILWRENRNEPLLSYKLKTVTYGTSAAPFMAIRTLLQLAECEKKNHEEASRIAKRDFYVDDLLTGAASVEEAIKLQDDMLKMCKKGGFLLRKWCSNRDKLLEPIPNAMQSTNHNFNPKDDVTTKTLGVCWKPIEDQFHFKVQVAKPLSSCTKRKVVSEMSRLFDPLGLVNPVIVKAKIFVQQLWKLKLAWDESLPIEHHTAWENYRKELKDITQINIPRRVTVSDSIQNELHIFCDASQVAYGACAYLRSVTKEQAVTVQLLIAKSRVCPVKATTIPRLELCAALLAAKLMTIICQALKEVISLDNVTFWSDSSIVISWIQSDEPGNSWNTFVANRIEEIRELTTNYSWKHVKGCDNPADHISRGLSVKELINCSQWWSGPHWLALLESEWPTITIREEVTELTERRKAVTVLQVSMNKTIDFIDILGRFSKLERLYRSTAYLFRGVTVKNKRVSGEITAEEIEKSSKFWINIIQNSSFKAEISELRARQSLCTHNSNLNSLSPFVDTHGILRVGGRLQNANEPYD, from the coding sequence ATGGCTGAAAAACGGTTTTATACGATGGAACAAAAGCTTGAAGGAAATCGAGAATTGAAAGAAGAATATGTTAAGTTTATGCGTGAATACATCGAGTTAGGACACATGACATCAAATCTGGAAGAAAATGAAAATCGAAAAGAACAATATCAGTTGTTTCTGCCTCATCACGCGGTAATTAGACAGGAAAGCCTTACGACTAAAGTACGAGTCGTGTTTGACGCATCGTCCAAGACATCGACGTCCGTGTCACTGAATGATACCCTCATGGTGGGCCCTACAATTCAGGACGATTTAAGAGCTATTCTACTTAGATTTCGTATTCATGCAGTCGTCATGACAGCGGATATTGAGAAAATGTATAGACAAATTGCTATAAGTCCCAAATGTCAATCGTATCAACAAATTCTGTGGAGGGAAAACCGAAATGAGCCTCTTTTGAGTTATAAGCTTAAGACAGTCACCTACGGAACATCGGCGGCGCCTTTTATGGCTATCCGGACTCTGCTGCAATTAGCTGAATGTGAGAAAAAGAATCATGAAGAAGCGTCTCGCATTGCGAAACGAGATTTTTACGTCGACGACTTGTTGACAGGAGCAGCAAGTGTAGAAGAAGCTATAAAACTCCAAGACGATATGTTGAAGATGTGCAAAAAAGGTGGTTTTCTACTTCGAAAGTGGTGTTCGAATCGTGACAAATTATTAGAACCTATTCCAAATGCGATGCAATCAACCAATCATAATTTCAACCCCAAAGATGATGTAACGACAAAAACCCTCGGAGTCTGTTGGAAGCCGATTGAAGACCAATTCCATTTCAAGGTTCAAGTAGCGAAACCACTATCATCATGTACAAAACGCAAAGTAGTATCAGAAATGTCTAGGCTGTTTGATCCATTAGGACTGGTGAACCCTGTAATTGTGAAGGCAAAAATATTTGTCCAACAACTGTGGAAGCTAAAATTAGCATGGGACGAGTCACTGCCGATTGAACATCACACAGCTTGGGAAAATTATCGGAAGGAGCTTAAAGACATAACACAAATTAACATTCCTCGGAGAGTTACAGTCAGCGACAGCATTCAGAATGAGCTTCATATATTTTGTGACGCATCCCAAGTTGCCTACGGAGCATGTGCATATTTGCGAAGTGTGACAAAGGAGCAGGCAGTGACTGTGCAGTTGCTCATAGCAAAGTCTAGAGTTTGCCCGGTGAAGGCAACAACTATTCCACGTCTAGAGCTGTGTGCAGCATTATTGGCTGCTAAGTTGATGACTATCATATGTCAAGCATTGAAGGAAGTTATTTCTCTGGACAACGTAACATTTTGGTCAGACTCGTCAATAGTTATTAGTTGGATTCAAAGTGATGAGCCAGGAAATAGCTGGAACACATTCGTTGCGAATCGCATTGAAGAAATAAGAGAATTAACCACTAACTATTCATGGAAACATGTAAAAGGATGTGACAACCCTGCAGATCACATATCACGAGGACTAAGTGTCAaggaattaattaattgtagtCAGTGGTGGTCAGGGCCGCACTGGCTAGCATTACTAGAGTCGGAATGGCCAACCATAACCATCCGAGAAGAAGTAACTGAACTTACAGAACGACGCAAGGCGGTTACTGTCCTACAAGTTAGTATGAACAAAACAATTGATTTTATAGATATCCTTGGGAGGTTTTCAAAGTTAGAACGACTGTACCGAAGCACGGCATATTTGTTCCGCGGAGTAACAGTTAAGAACAAGCGAGTAAGTGGAGAAATAACAGCCGAAGAAATCGAGAAGAGTTCAAAATTCt